The following proteins are encoded in a genomic region of Rhizobium sp. CCGE531:
- a CDS encoding TIM barrel protein, whose product MVTVNNEVPRIMSAFSTLGCAEFELEEALGLAARRGLDAIEIRALGGTIDLSAYFTDRFGFPAGLAKALKASPVSVCAFNTSLRLVGATSQAKEEFLRYLPWAEAAGVRSLRVFDGGETGDEGEIAEALSTLQWWRETARREGFRADMIIETHDFLALPDAIPRFLEMAPDCALLWDTHHTWRKGGQDPVETWKQVRNNTRHLHVKDSISKPGPRLPYSYVLPGEGEFPMAALRAVLAADAYAGVMSLEWERLWHPDLPPLDLALQSAQHNEWWFQAPRGE is encoded by the coding sequence GTGGTTACCGTTAACAACGAGGTGCCGCGGATCATGTCGGCATTTTCCACGCTAGGATGCGCGGAATTCGAATTGGAGGAAGCTCTCGGATTGGCGGCGCGCCGTGGTCTGGATGCCATCGAAATCCGCGCTCTTGGCGGGACGATCGACCTTTCTGCCTATTTCACCGACAGGTTCGGCTTTCCCGCCGGCCTCGCCAAGGCACTGAAAGCCTCTCCCGTAAGCGTATGCGCCTTCAATACCTCGCTGCGTCTTGTCGGTGCGACATCGCAGGCGAAGGAAGAGTTCCTGCGCTATCTTCCCTGGGCGGAAGCGGCCGGCGTCAGGTCACTGCGGGTTTTCGATGGTGGCGAAACCGGCGACGAGGGCGAAATTGCTGAAGCGCTGTCGACGCTGCAATGGTGGCGCGAGACTGCCAGGCGCGAAGGATTCCGTGCCGACATGATCATCGAGACACATGATTTCCTCGCGCTGCCGGATGCCATTCCCCGTTTCCTCGAAATGGCGCCCGATTGCGCGCTTCTTTGGGACACGCATCACACCTGGCGCAAGGGCGGGCAGGATCCTGTCGAGACCTGGAAGCAGGTTCGCAACAATACCCGGCATCTTCATGTGAAGGACAGCATCTCGAAGCCGGGGCCGAGGCTGCCATATAGCTATGTGCTGCCGGGCGAGGGTGAGTTCCCCATGGCTGCGCTGCGCGCCGTGCTTGCTGCGGATGCTTATGCCGGCGTCATGAGCCTGGAGTGGGAAAGACTATGGCATCCGGATTTACCGCCTCTGGATTTAGCCCTGCAGTCCGCACAGCATAATGAATGGTGGTTCCAAGCGCCGCGCGGTGAATAG
- a CDS encoding EAL domain-containing protein, which yields MNGNASRGDEGHRALILKAIAEGGLGFAAQWIHDAANAGEAFYAESLARVTDSDGTVHTAGTFVSFLERQDRWFDLDLRILDMVLSALAEDETLVLGFNLNAASLSRSDRFSDVFGRISRKPELAARLVVEITESYPVIGASIERMKMIRALGCRIAIDDFGSGFATPASLLQVAADIVKIDAAFVRDNRRGRDGSDSLSHLVGFAACFAPFVVVEGIETNSQLEAAREAGATHAQGFFLSQPVSLAQLRRSKGKAVLRGVG from the coding sequence ATGAACGGTAATGCGAGCCGCGGAGACGAGGGGCATAGAGCCCTGATTTTGAAGGCGATCGCCGAAGGCGGCCTGGGTTTTGCGGCGCAATGGATCCATGACGCTGCAAATGCCGGCGAGGCCTTCTATGCGGAAAGCCTCGCGCGCGTAACAGATTCGGACGGCACCGTGCACACAGCCGGCACATTTGTCTCGTTCCTCGAGCGGCAGGATCGCTGGTTTGATCTTGATCTGCGTATTCTTGACATGGTGCTTTCCGCTTTGGCGGAGGATGAGACGCTGGTGCTGGGGTTCAACCTGAATGCCGCCAGCCTGTCCCGCTCGGATCGGTTTTCCGATGTTTTCGGTCGCATCAGCCGCAAGCCGGAGCTCGCCGCAAGGCTCGTCGTCGAGATCACGGAAAGCTATCCGGTCATCGGCGCCTCCATCGAGCGCATGAAGATGATCCGCGCTCTTGGCTGCCGCATCGCGATAGACGATTTCGGGTCCGGCTTTGCCACGCCGGCCTCGCTGCTGCAGGTGGCCGCCGATATCGTCAAGATCGACGCCGCCTTCGTACGGGACAACAGGCGCGGCCGCGACGGAAGCGACAGCCTCTCCCATCTTGTCGGCTTTGCCGCCTGCTTTGCACCTTTCGTCGTCGTCGAAGGCATCGAAACGAACTCTCAGCTCGAAGCTGCGCGAGAGGCTGGCGCAACGCATGCGCAAGGCTTTTTCCTGTCGCAGCCGGTGTCGTTGGCACAGCTTCGGCGCAGCAAGGGGAAGGCCGTTCTGCGGGGGGTGGGATGA
- a CDS encoding MucR family transcriptional regulator produces MDSFSERKVPAQPPARYLFEGCVKIVSAYVSHNAIPLHSVPRLIKDIHEALQALDTGSAVDRGNLVPAVELKKSVTNDYIVCLEDGKRFKTLKRHLRVHYGMTPEEYRQKWGLAPNYPMVAQNYAHRRSELAKLSGLGANGSKRESIS; encoded by the coding sequence ATGGATTCTTTTAGCGAGAGAAAAGTCCCAGCCCAGCCACCGGCGCGTTACCTGTTCGAGGGCTGCGTAAAGATCGTTTCGGCCTATGTCAGTCACAATGCGATCCCGCTTCACAGCGTTCCCAGGCTGATCAAGGATATTCACGAAGCGCTGCAAGCCTTGGACACAGGCTCGGCTGTCGACCGCGGCAATCTGGTGCCGGCGGTGGAACTGAAGAAATCGGTGACGAACGACTACATCGTCTGTCTCGAAGACGGCAAGCGATTCAAAACGCTGAAGCGTCACCTGCGGGTGCATTATGGGATGACGCCGGAAGAATATCGCCAGAAATGGGGCCTGGCGCCCAATTATCCGATGGTTGCGCAGAACTATGCGCACCGCCGTTCGGAGCTGGCGAAACTTTCCGGTCTCGGCGCCAACGGCAGCAAGAGGGAAAGCATAAGTTAA
- a CDS encoding inorganic phosphate transporter encodes MVDLASNTSEGGNANHPIHGAGSSAKWFLPLFGLVVLGGLAYVGYALGSDLADAAAVPWILLGLALLIALGFEFVNGFHDTANAVATVIYTRSLPAEFAVIWSGFFNFLGVLTSSGAVAFGILALLPVELILQVGSGSGLAMVFALLIAAIIWNLGTWYLGLPASSSHTLVGSIIGVGLANQFLAPAGSATSGVDWAQASNVGMSLLLSPIIGFAMAAILLLVAKVLIRNKELYEAPKGNAPPPAWIRGLLIFTCTGVSFAHGSNDGQKGMGLIMLILIGLVPTAFALNKTPDINYLDAYKAASAQVETVLGKYVKPGVAAPADPKAAVSDAVKSKTWTDSTTPALQAYIHATSAEIAAYPSVEKLPNGLVGNVRNDIYLIGESLKLIDKQKLLPMSADDLKAVTSYHAAVDHATKFIPLWVKVAVALALGLGTMVGWKRIVVTVGEKIGKTHLTYGQGAAAEVVAMLTIGAADHLGLPVSTTHVLSSGVAGTMAANGSGLQWSTVRNMLMAWILTLPASITLAFVLFIVLRQVF; translated from the coding sequence ATGGTCGACCTCGCTTCAAACACTTCCGAGGGTGGCAACGCCAATCACCCAATTCACGGCGCCGGAAGCTCGGCAAAGTGGTTTCTGCCGCTCTTCGGCCTGGTCGTGCTCGGCGGCCTCGCCTATGTCGGTTATGCCCTCGGCAGCGACCTTGCCGATGCGGCCGCTGTTCCGTGGATCCTCCTCGGCCTTGCGCTGTTGATCGCGCTCGGCTTCGAATTCGTCAACGGCTTCCACGACACCGCTAATGCCGTTGCCACCGTCATCTATACACGTTCGCTACCGGCTGAGTTCGCCGTCATCTGGTCGGGCTTCTTCAACTTCCTGGGCGTTCTGACCTCGTCGGGCGCGGTCGCCTTCGGCATCCTGGCGCTACTGCCGGTCGAACTGATCCTCCAGGTCGGTTCCGGCTCCGGCCTCGCCATGGTTTTCGCGCTTTTGATCGCCGCGATCATCTGGAATCTCGGCACCTGGTATCTGGGCCTGCCGGCATCGAGCTCGCACACACTCGTCGGCTCCATCATCGGTGTCGGTCTCGCCAACCAGTTCCTGGCGCCCGCCGGCTCCGCCACAAGCGGCGTCGACTGGGCGCAGGCAAGCAACGTCGGCATGTCGCTGCTGCTGTCGCCGATTATCGGTTTTGCCATGGCCGCGATCCTGCTTTTGGTCGCCAAGGTGCTGATCCGCAACAAGGAGCTCTATGAAGCGCCGAAGGGCAATGCACCGCCGCCGGCCTGGATTCGCGGTCTGCTGATCTTCACCTGCACCGGCGTCAGCTTCGCCCATGGTTCCAATGACGGCCAGAAGGGCATGGGTCTGATCATGCTCATCCTCATCGGCCTCGTGCCGACGGCTTTCGCGCTGAACAAGACGCCCGACATCAACTATCTCGATGCGTACAAGGCCGCCTCGGCACAGGTCGAGACGGTGCTCGGCAAATATGTGAAGCCGGGCGTTGCCGCGCCGGCCGATCCGAAGGCCGCGGTCAGCGACGCCGTCAAGAGCAAGACCTGGACGGACTCGACGACGCCGGCACTCCAGGCCTATATCCACGCCACCAGCGCCGAGATCGCCGCTTATCCGAGCGTCGAAAAGCTGCCGAACGGCCTCGTCGGCAACGTTCGTAACGACATCTACCTGATCGGTGAATCGCTGAAGCTGATCGACAAGCAGAAGCTGCTGCCGATGAGCGCCGACGACCTGAAGGCCGTGACCAGCTATCACGCCGCCGTCGATCACGCGACCAAGTTCATTCCCCTCTGGGTGAAGGTCGCCGTCGCTCTCGCACTCGGCCTCGGCACCATGGTCGGCTGGAAGCGCATCGTCGTCACCGTCGGAGAAAAGATCGGCAAGACGCATCTGACCTATGGCCAGGGTGCCGCCGCCGAAGTCGTCGCCATGCTGACGATCGGCGCGGCCGACCATCTCGGCCTGCCGGTTTCCACCACGCATGTCCTGTCCTCCGGCGTCGCCGGCACCATGGCGGCAAACGGTTCCGGCCTGCAATGGTCGACCGTGCGCAACATGCTGATGGCCTGGATCCTGACGTTGCCGGCCTCGATCACGCTGGCCTTCGTGCTGTTCATCGTGCTGCGTCAGGTCTTCTGA
- a CDS encoding CbtA family protein, whose amino-acid sequence MVGRLLLRGMIVGAFAGILVFAFAHTFGEPLVDWAIGFEEKAAQAAGEAPEPEIVSRATQSGIGLFTGIMIFSTAIGGLFALVFSFVYGRVSPLGARGTAALLAIAAFVTISLVPYIKYPANPPAVGNPDTIGARTELFFIMMVASVVGIIVAVGFGRRLAVRYGSWNGAIIAGIGYIVFVVLIQYLLPPINEVPEQFSAVVLWRFRIASLGMHAILWATLGLAFGAWAERQLPQSRYGNAALRRA is encoded by the coding sequence ATGGTTGGACGTCTTTTGCTCCGCGGCATGATCGTCGGGGCCTTTGCCGGTATTCTCGTTTTTGCCTTTGCCCACACTTTCGGCGAGCCGCTGGTCGATTGGGCCATCGGTTTTGAGGAAAAGGCCGCGCAGGCCGCCGGCGAGGCACCGGAGCCGGAAATCGTCAGCCGCGCCACGCAGTCCGGCATCGGCCTCTTTACCGGCATCATGATCTTTTCGACGGCGATCGGCGGATTGTTCGCGCTGGTCTTCTCCTTCGTCTATGGCCGCGTCAGCCCGCTCGGGGCGCGCGGCACGGCAGCGCTGCTCGCAATTGCAGCCTTCGTGACGATTTCGCTGGTCCCCTACATCAAATACCCGGCAAACCCGCCGGCGGTCGGCAATCCCGACACGATCGGCGCAAGAACCGAACTGTTCTTCATCATGATGGTCGCATCCGTGGTCGGCATTATCGTTGCCGTCGGCTTCGGCCGCCGTCTGGCGGTCCGATATGGTTCCTGGAACGGTGCGATCATCGCCGGCATCGGCTACATTGTCTTCGTCGTGCTCATCCAGTATCTGCTGCCGCCGATCAACGAAGTGCCGGAACAATTCTCGGCCGTCGTGCTCTGGCGCTTCCGCATCGCCTCGCTGGGGATGCACGCCATCCTCTGGGCCACTCTCGGGCTTGCCTTCGGAGCCTGGGCGGAACGCCAGCTGCCGCAGTCACGCTACGGCAATGCGGCCCTGCGTCGGGCCTGA
- a CDS encoding CbtB-domain containing protein, giving the protein MSDTTFAPSAIPQPIPLGQILPWAVFAGLLMLLAIYFIGAEEGATSLISGMYVHEFVHDARHLLGFPCH; this is encoded by the coding sequence ATGTCTGACACCACTTTCGCACCGTCCGCAATTCCGCAGCCGATCCCGCTCGGCCAGATTCTGCCCTGGGCCGTCTTTGCCGGCCTGCTGATGCTGCTGGCGATCTACTTTATCGGCGCGGAAGAAGGCGCAACCTCTCTGATATCAGGCATGTACGTGCACGAGTTCGTGCATGACGCCCGACACCTGCTCGGCTTCCCCTGCCACTAA
- a CDS encoding histidine phosphatase family protein, translating into MKTHLSWICHGATQANRTGCFPDDEPLEVKAAQQAQSLSFGLGAIDRVWTSPALRARQTASVLGLDAIPDVALRECDYGDWRGQSLAELHERDAESLTLWMTDTSVAPHGGESLSAVMRRVGEWMGNHLDDTGHIVVVTHASVIRAAVQHVLQAPAAAFWAVDVEPFGIVEMTSDGRRWQLRFPKMAA; encoded by the coding sequence ATGAAGACACATCTGAGCTGGATTTGCCATGGGGCGACGCAAGCCAATCGAACGGGCTGTTTTCCGGATGACGAACCACTGGAAGTCAAGGCGGCACAGCAGGCTCAATCATTGTCCTTCGGGCTTGGTGCGATCGATCGGGTTTGGACGAGCCCGGCCTTGCGTGCCCGCCAGACGGCCAGCGTCCTTGGTCTCGACGCCATTCCGGACGTCGCCTTGCGCGAATGCGATTACGGCGACTGGCGCGGCCAATCGCTTGCCGAACTGCATGAAAGGGATGCGGAATCTCTGACGCTATGGATGACGGATACATCGGTCGCGCCGCATGGCGGCGAATCCCTGTCGGCGGTCATGAGGCGTGTCGGCGAATGGATGGGAAATCACCTTGACGATACCGGTCATATCGTCGTCGTTACCCATGCGAGCGTCATCCGCGCCGCCGTTCAGCATGTCCTGCAGGCACCGGCAGCCGCATTCTGGGCCGTCGACGTCGAGCCGTTCGGCATCGTCGAAATGACAAGCGATGGCCGCCGCTGGCAGCTTCGTTTCCCGAAGATGGCGGCATAG
- a CDS encoding SURF1 family protein encodes MTDIPPTTSQGKPRSALTLAIWVLSLLLLTALLIGLGTWQVKRLHWKLDLIARVDARVHAPAVEAPGAAQWAGINAESSEYKHVQANGTFLNDKEAQVYASTALGAGYWVLTPLKLTDDTIVIVNRGFVPTEKRNPGARPEGQIGGETTVTGLLRIDEPKGTLIRSNLPAQERWYSRDVAAIAEARGLRNVAPYFIDADDTKNPGGLPVGGLTQISFPNSHLVYAITWYGLAAMTFGMAVYLVYLERQRTKAAR; translated from the coding sequence ATGACCGATATTCCCCCGACCACATCTCAGGGCAAGCCGCGCTCGGCGCTCACGCTTGCCATCTGGGTTTTGTCACTTCTGCTCTTGACCGCGCTTCTCATCGGGCTCGGCACCTGGCAGGTGAAGCGGCTGCACTGGAAGCTGGATCTGATCGCCCGGGTCGATGCGCGCGTGCATGCCCCTGCTGTTGAGGCGCCTGGTGCGGCGCAATGGGCTGGCATCAACGCCGAAAGCTCCGAATACAAGCATGTGCAGGCGAACGGCACTTTCCTCAACGACAAGGAAGCGCAGGTCTATGCCTCGACCGCGCTCGGCGCGGGCTATTGGGTTCTGACGCCGCTGAAACTCACCGATGACACGATCGTCATCGTCAACCGCGGCTTCGTGCCGACCGAGAAGCGCAATCCGGGCGCGCGCCCCGAGGGCCAGATCGGCGGCGAAACGACCGTTACCGGCCTGTTGCGGATCGACGAGCCGAAGGGCACGTTGATCCGCTCGAACCTGCCGGCGCAAGAGCGCTGGTATTCACGCGACGTGGCTGCGATCGCCGAGGCCCGCGGCCTGCGGAACGTGGCGCCCTATTTCATCGATGCCGACGATACGAAGAACCCGGGCGGACTGCCCGTGGGCGGGCTGACGCAGATCAGCTTCCCGAACAGCCATCTCGTCTATGCCATCACCTGGTACGGGCTGGCCGCGATGACGTTCGGCATGGCCGTCTATCTCGTCTATTTGGAACGGCAGCGGACGAAGGCTGCCCGCTGA
- the cyoD gene encoding cytochrome o ubiquinol oxidase subunit IV, whose product MSSNADHSHQSGSAHDHGHHGGHEAAHGTFKSYMTGFILSVILTAIPFWLVMGKVFSDPAVTGAIVMILGAIQIIVHMIYFLHMNTRSEGGWNMMALIFTIVLVIIALSGSLWVMHHLNANMMPMSPEMMRNMP is encoded by the coding sequence ATGAGCTCGAACGCAGACCATTCGCATCAATCCGGCTCCGCCCACGATCATGGCCATCATGGCGGCCACGAGGCCGCGCACGGCACCTTCAAGAGCTACATGACGGGGTTCATCCTCTCCGTTATCCTGACCGCCATCCCCTTCTGGCTGGTCATGGGCAAGGTCTTCTCCGATCCGGCCGTCACCGGCGCGATCGTCATGATCCTCGGCGCGATCCAGATCATCGTACACATGATCTACTTCCTGCACATGAACACCCGCTCGGAAGGCGGCTGGAACATGATGGCACTGATCTTCACCATCGTGCTTGTCATCATCGCTCTCTCCGGCTCGCTCTGGGTCATGCATCACCTCAATGCGAACATGATGCCCATGTCGCCCGAGATGATGCGCAACATGCCATAA
- the cyoC gene encoding cytochrome o ubiquinol oxidase subunit III, giving the protein MTSQTAHAPKDGETPAFYLTEEHHPEGSTLLGFWLYIMSDCLIFAVLFATFAVLGHSYAAGPSPADLFELPLVAVNTAMLLFSSITYGFAMLAMEKDNKSGTLMWLTITGIFGALFIFFELYEFYHLILDGAGPQRSAFLSAFFTLVGTHGLHVTTGIVWLITLMVQVGRYGLIAENKRRLMCLSMFWHFLDVVWIGVFSLVYLMGVLG; this is encoded by the coding sequence ATGACCTCTCAAACCGCACACGCTCCCAAGGATGGCGAAACGCCCGCTTTCTACCTGACGGAAGAGCATCATCCGGAAGGCAGCACGCTGCTGGGCTTCTGGCTCTACATCATGAGCGACTGCCTGATCTTCGCAGTCCTCTTCGCGACCTTTGCCGTGCTCGGCCACAGCTATGCGGCCGGCCCGTCTCCGGCCGACCTGTTCGAGCTGCCGCTCGTCGCCGTCAACACGGCGATGCTGCTCTTCTCCTCCATCACCTACGGCTTCGCCATGCTGGCGATGGAGAAGGACAACAAGTCGGGAACGCTGATGTGGCTGACGATCACAGGCATCTTCGGCGCGCTCTTCATCTTCTTCGAACTTTACGAGTTCTATCACCTGATCCTCGACGGCGCCGGCCCGCAGCGCAGCGCGTTCCTTTCGGCCTTCTTCACGCTGGTCGGCACGCACGGTCTGCACGTCACCACCGGTATCGTCTGGCTGATCACGCTGATGGTGCAGGTTGGCCGGTACGGCCTGATCGCGGAAAACAAGCGTCGCCTGATGTGCCTTTCGATGTTCTGGCACTTCCTGGACGTCGTCTGGATCGGCGTGTTTTCCCTCGTCTACCTCATGGGAGTTCTCGGATGA
- the cyoB gene encoding cytochrome o ubiquinol oxidase subunit I, translating to MFSNPDLYKFIFGRLTLDAIPYHEPILVVTFIGVAIGGIALLGLLTYFRLWGYLWTEWFTSIDHKKIGIMYVVLALIMLLRGFSDALLMRMQQAFAFNGSDGFLPPHHYDQIFTAHGVIMIFFVAMPFVTGLMNLVVPLQIGARDVSFPFLNNFSFWMTTAGAIIVMISLFIGEFAKTGWLAYPPLSGIAYSPDVGVDYYIWGLQVAGIGTTLSGINLIATIVKMRAPGMTFMKMPVFTWTSLCTNILIVASFPILTATLVLLTLDRYAGTNFFTNDLGGNPMMYVNLIWIWGHPEVYILVLPAFGVFSEVVATFCGKRLFGYASMVYATCVIMILSYLVWLHHFFTMGSGASVNSFFGITTMIISIPTGAKLFNWLFTMYHGRIRYEVPMLWTVGFMVTFTIGGMTGVMLAIPPADFVLHNSLFLIAHFHNVIIGGVLFGMFAGVNYWFPKAFGFKLDPFWGKMSFWFWQIGFWFAFMPLYILGLMGVTRRVNQFDDPSLQIWFIIAAFGAGLIAIGIACFLIQLAVSFMKREELRDHTGDPWNGRTLEWSTSSPPPAYNFAFTPIVYDHDAWWDMKKRGYARPTEGFIPIHMPKNTGTGIILGVLSIGFAFGMIWYMWWLAAITFAAMIVITIGHTFNYKRDFYIPADEVVETENERTKQLAGQV from the coding sequence ATGTTTTCCAACCCGGACCTCTATAAATTCATCTTCGGTCGGCTGACGCTCGACGCGATCCCCTATCACGAGCCGATCCTCGTCGTGACCTTCATCGGCGTCGCCATCGGAGGTATCGCCCTTCTCGGCCTGCTGACCTATTTCCGCCTCTGGGGCTATCTCTGGACGGAATGGTTCACCAGCATCGATCACAAGAAGATCGGCATCATGTACGTCGTGCTGGCGCTGATCATGCTGCTGCGCGGCTTTTCCGACGCGTTGCTGATGCGTATGCAGCAGGCATTCGCCTTCAATGGTTCCGATGGCTTCCTGCCGCCGCATCACTACGACCAGATCTTCACCGCCCACGGCGTCATCATGATCTTCTTCGTGGCGATGCCCTTCGTCACCGGCCTGATGAACCTCGTCGTGCCGCTGCAGATCGGCGCACGCGACGTCTCCTTCCCCTTCCTCAACAATTTTTCGTTCTGGATGACGACGGCGGGCGCGATCATCGTCATGATCTCGCTGTTCATCGGCGAATTCGCGAAGACCGGCTGGCTGGCCTATCCGCCGCTCTCCGGCATCGCCTACAGCCCCGACGTCGGCGTCGACTATTACATCTGGGGCCTGCAGGTCGCGGGTATCGGGACGACGCTTTCGGGCATCAACCTGATCGCCACCATCGTCAAGATGCGCGCGCCGGGCATGACCTTCATGAAAATGCCTGTTTTCACCTGGACGTCGCTCTGCACCAACATCCTGATCGTCGCGAGCTTCCCGATCCTGACCGCGACGCTCGTGCTGCTGACGCTCGATCGCTACGCCGGCACGAACTTCTTCACGAACGACCTTGGCGGCAATCCGATGATGTATGTCAACCTCATCTGGATCTGGGGCCACCCGGAAGTCTACATCCTGGTCCTGCCGGCCTTCGGCGTCTTCTCGGAAGTCGTCGCCACCTTCTGCGGCAAGCGCCTCTTCGGCTACGCCTCGATGGTTTACGCCACCTGCGTGATCATGATCCTCTCCTACCTCGTCTGGCTGCACCACTTCTTCACGATGGGCTCGGGCGCCAGCGTCAACTCCTTCTTCGGCATCACGACGATGATCATCTCGATCCCGACGGGGGCGAAGCTGTTCAACTGGCTGTTCACGATGTATCACGGCCGCATCCGCTACGAGGTGCCGATGCTGTGGACCGTCGGTTTCATGGTGACCTTCACCATCGGCGGCATGACCGGCGTCATGCTTGCAATTCCGCCGGCCGACTTCGTGCTGCACAACTCCCTGTTCCTGATCGCCCATTTCCATAACGTGATCATCGGCGGCGTGCTCTTCGGCATGTTCGCGGGCGTCAACTACTGGTTCCCGAAGGCCTTCGGCTTCAAGCTCGATCCTTTCTGGGGCAAGATGAGCTTCTGGTTCTGGCAGATCGGCTTCTGGTTCGCCTTCATGCCGCTCTATATCCTCGGCCTGATGGGCGTCACCCGCCGCGTCAACCAGTTCGACGATCCGTCGCTGCAGATCTGGTTCATCATCGCCGCCTTCGGCGCCGGCCTGATCGCCATTGGCATCGCCTGCTTCCTCATCCAGCTCGCCGTCAGCTTCATGAAGCGCGAAGAACTTCGCGACCACACCGGCGACCCGTGGAACGGCCGCACGCTGGAATGGTCCACCTCGTCGCCGCCGCCGGCCTACAACTTCGCCTTCACGCCGATCGTCTACGATCACGACGCCTGGTGGGACATGAAGAAACGCGGCTATGCCAGGCCGACCGAGGGGTTCATCCCGATCCACATGCCGAAGAACACCGGCACGGGCATCATCCTCGGCGTTCTCTCCATCGGCTTCGCATTCGGCATGATCTGGTACATGTGGTGGCTTGCCGCCATTACCTTCGCCGCGATGATCGTCATCACGATCGGCCATACCTTCAACTATAAGCGCGACTTCTACATTCCCGCCGACGAGGTCGTGGAGACCGAGAACGAGCGTACGAAGCAGCTCGCAGGACAGGTATAA
- the cyoA gene encoding ubiquinol oxidase subunit II — MLRLSKIFSRLSVIPLFLLLSGCDLVVMAPSGDIAMQQRDLIIVSVVLMLIIIIPVIFLTLFFAWRYRQSNKEATYEPDWHHSTRLELVIWSAPLAIIIALGAVTWISTHQLDPYRPLDRIAADKPLSADVKPLTVEVVALDWKWLFFYPEYGIATVNEMAAPVDRPINFKITASAVMNSFFIPALAGQIYAMPGMETKLHAVINHPGEFQGMSANYSGAGFSNMRFKFHGFGQADFDQWVQKAKGQGTALGRQEYLTLAKPSERNPVQYFNAVDDGLYNAILNMCADPSKMCMSEMMHIDAKGGGGKESHENRERLIYDNRDNSSAEVTPVKADGAAGHTMQHGDNSMQGMDMGNGSSSDSSTGSAQHQGH; from the coding sequence GTGCTAAGACTATCGAAGATTTTCAGCCGTTTATCCGTCATTCCATTGTTTTTGCTGCTTTCCGGCTGCGATCTTGTGGTGATGGCTCCCTCCGGCGATATCGCCATGCAGCAGCGAGACCTCATCATCGTCTCGGTCGTGCTGATGCTGATCATCATCATCCCGGTGATCTTCCTGACGCTGTTCTTCGCCTGGAGATACCGCCAGTCGAACAAAGAGGCGACTTACGAGCCGGATTGGCATCATTCGACGCGTCTCGAGCTGGTCATCTGGTCCGCTCCGCTCGCCATCATCATCGCGCTCGGCGCGGTGACCTGGATCAGCACCCATCAGCTCGACCCCTATCGGCCCCTCGACCGCATCGCCGCCGACAAGCCGCTCAGCGCCGACGTGAAGCCGCTGACGGTGGAAGTGGTCGCGCTCGACTGGAAATGGCTGTTCTTCTATCCGGAATACGGCATTGCCACGGTCAACGAGATGGCCGCTCCGGTCGACCGGCCGATCAACTTCAAGATCACGGCTTCGGCTGTCATGAACTCCTTCTTCATCCCGGCGCTGGCAGGCCAGATCTACGCCATGCCGGGCATGGAGACGAAGCTGCATGCCGTGATCAACCATCCCGGCGAATTCCAGGGCATGTCGGCCAATTACAGCGGCGCCGGCTTCTCGAACATGCGCTTCAAGTTCCACGGTTTCGGCCAGGCCGATTTCGACCAGTGGGTCCAGAAGGCCAAGGGCCAGGGCACGGCGCTCGGCCGCCAGGAATACCTGACGCTTGCCAAGCCGAGCGAGCGCAACCCGGTGCAGTACTTCAACGCCGTCGACGATGGTCTCTACAACGCCATCCTCAACATGTGCGCCGATCCGAGCAAGATGTGCATGAGCGAAATGATGCATATCGACGCCAAGGGCGGCGGCGGCAAGGAGAGCCACGAAAACCGCGAGCGCCTGATCTACGACAATCGCGATAACAGCTCGGCCGAAGTCACGCCCGTCAAGGCTGATGGCGCCGCCGGCCACACCATGCAGCATGGAGACAATTCGATGCAGGGCATGGATATGGGCAACGGCTCTTCTTCCGATTCGTCGACCGGTTCGGCACAGCATCAGGGTCATTGA